In Tsukamurella tyrosinosolvens, the genomic window CGTGCGCGCCGGGCCCGGCGCCCCACCAGTTCGCGCCCTCCCAGTACAGCTCGTTGTGCCGGCACCGGCCCGCCTCCGAGCGTGCCCAGTTCGACACCTCGTACCAGTCGAAGCCCGCGTCCCGCAGGGCCCCGTCGAGCATCTCGTAGCGGTGCGCCAGCACGTCGTCGTCGGTGTCGGGGAGCTCGCCGCGGCGGATCCGCCGGGCCAGCGCGGTGCCGTCCTCGACGATGAGCGCGTAGGCGGAGACGTGGTCGACGCCGGCGTCGAGCACCGCGTCGAGCGAGGCCCGCAGGTCGTCGTCGGACTCCCCGGGCGTGCCGTAGATCAGGTCCAGGTTGACGTGGTCGAAGCCCGCGGCGCGCGCCTCCTTCGCCGCGGCCACCGCCCGCCCGGGTGTGTGCGTGCGGTCCAGCACGCGCAGCACGTGCGCCGCGGCCGACTGCATGCCGAGGGAGATCCGGGTGAAGCCCGCCTCCCGCAGCCGCGCGAAGAACTCCGGCGAGGTCGACTCGGGGTTCGACTCGGTGGTCACCTCCGCGTCGTCGGCGAAGGTGAAGTGCCGGCGGGCCGTGTCGAGGAGGGCGGCGAGGCCGTCGCCGCCCAGGAGCGACGGGGTGCCGCCGCCCACGAACACCGTCGACACGGGGACGTCGCCGAGCGCGCGACGGGCCAGGGCCAGCTCGCCGTCGATCGCCTCGGCCCACGCCTGCGGCGAGGTCGATGCACCCAGCTCGCCGGCGGTGTAGGTGTTGAAGTCGCAGTAGCCGCAGCGCGTCGCGCAGAACGGAACGTGCAGGTACAGCCCGAACGGTGACGCGGCACCGTCGAGCCGGCTGAGCTCTGGGGTCGAGGGCGCGGGCACGCATCCAGTCTGGCAGGTCGCCGACCACGGAATTTCGTGCACCGGTGAGCGGAACCCGATTCCTCGTTTCCGCCCAGCCGGTGGCACAATGATCTCGATGGATGGACAGGGTGAGCTGCTGGCGTCGCGCCGGCACATCGATTACCTGCGGGTCTGCAGCAGCGGCTGTCGGGCCTGATTCGCGACGCCTCTGCCCGCGTCGATTCCCGGAAGCGCCACCAGCCCGGCGCACCATCCCATGAATCCCAGGAGTCTCCATGACGTCGATCGCCGACGCCCCTGTCCCCTCCGCCGCTGACACCGCCCCGACGCGGCCGGCGCGCACGCGCCCGGTCAAGCGCAAGTCGGAGGGCCAGTGGAAGCTGGGGTACCGCACGCCGCTGAACCCCAACGAGCAGACCAAGCGCGACGACAACCCGCTCAACGTGCGCGCCCGGATCGAGAACATCTACTCGAAGCAGGGCTTCGACTCGATCGACAAGGCCGACCTGCGCGGCCGGATGCGCTGGTGGGGCCTGTACACCCAGCGCGAGCAGGGCTACGACGGCACGTTCACCGGCGACGAGAACATCGATCTGCTCGAGGCGCCGTACTTCATGATGCGGGTGCGGTGCGACGGCGGGAAGCTCGACGCCGCGCAGTTGCGCACCCTCGGCGGGATCTCGGAGGAGTTCGGACGGAACACCGCCGACATCTCCGACCGCGAGAACGTGCAGTTCCACTGGATCGAGATCGAGAACGTCCCGGAGATCTGGAAGCGCATCGAGGCCGTCGGCCTCAAGACCACCGAGGCCTGCGGCGACTGCCCGCGCGTGGTGCTCGGCTCCCCGCTGGCCGGCGAGTCCTTCGGCGAGGTCCTCGACCCGTCGCCCGCGATCGACGAGATCGTGCGCCGCTACATCGGCGACCCGAAGTACTCGAACCTGCCCCGCAAGTTCAAGACCGCCATCTCGGGTCAGCAGGACGTGGTCCACGAGATCAACGACGTGGCCTTCATCGGCGTCGAGCACCCCGAGCACGGCCCCGGCCTCGACCTCTGGGTCGGCGGCGGGCTGTCGACGAACCCGATGCTCGCGCAGCGCGTGGGCGCCTGGATCCCGCTCGACGAGGTGCCCGACGTCTGGGAGGGCGTTGTCTCGATCTTCCGCGACTACGGCTACCGCCGGCTGCGCTCGAAGGCGCGGCTGAAGTTCCTGGTCAAGGACTGGGGCATCGAGAAGTTCCGCCAGGTGCTCGAGGACGAGTACCTCGGCCGCAAGCTGATCGACGGCCCCGCTCCCGCACAGCCGGAGCGTCCCATCGACCACATCGGCGTGCAGAAGCTGCGCAACGGCCTCAACGCCGTCGGCTTCTCCCCCATCGCCGGCCGCGTCTCGGGCACGGTCCTGAGCAAGGTGGCCGACGCGATGGAGCGGGTCGGCTCCGATCGCGCCTCGTTCACGCCCTACCAGAAGCTCATCGTCCTCGACGTCCCCGATGACCAGGTCGACTCCCTGATCGACGAGCTGGCGCCGCTGGGCCTGCAGGGCCGCCCGTCGATCTGGCGGCGCAACCTCATCGCGTGCAGCGGCATCGAGTTCTGCAAGCTCTCCTTCGTCGAGACCCGCAAGCGCTCGCAGGTGCTCGTGCCCGAACTGGAGCAGCGGCTCGCCGACATCAACGCCCAGCTGGACGTCCCGATCACGGTGAACATCAACGGCTGCCCCAACTCGTGCGGCCGCTCCCAGATCGCCGACATCGGCTTCAAGGGCCAGCTCGTGGACGACCACGAGGGGAATCAAGTCGAGGGCTTCCAGGTTCACCTTGGTGGAAGCCTCGGGCTCGACAGCGGGTTCGGCCGCAAGCTGCGCCAGCACAAGGTGCTGTCGACGGAGCTCGGGGACTACATCGAGCGAGTGGTGCGGAACTTCGTGGCACAGCGCGAGGGCGACGAGCGCTTCGCGCAGTGGACGCTCCGCGCCGCTGAGGAGGACCTGCGATGACGGCACCGTCGAACCCCCTGACCGGACGCGACGCGGACGAGCTCCGCGCCCTCGCGGAGCGCGCGTCGAAGGAGTTGGAGGGCGCCGACCCGCTCACCCTGCTGCGGTGGACGCTGGACACCTTCGGCGAGGACTTCGTCGTCGCGTCGAACATGCAGGACGGGGTGCTGGTGCACCTCGCCAAGCAGGTGCAGGAGCGGCCGAAGGTCCTGTTCCTCGACACCGGCTACCACTTCCCCGAGACGATCGGCATGCGCGACGCGGTCGAGTCGATCTACGAGGTGGAGCTGCTGAACGTGACGCCCGCGCAGAGCGTCGGCGAGCAGGACGCGACCGTCGGCAAGGACCTGTTCGCGACCGACCCGGCGCAGTGCTGCAACCTGCGCAAGGTCGTGCCGCTGCGCGAGACCCTGTCGGGCTACCGCGCCTGGGTCACCGGTATCCGCCGCGTCGAGTCGCCCACTCGCGCGAACGCGCCCTTCATCTCCTTCGACGAGGGCTTCGGCCTGCTCAAGGTCAACCCCATCGTCGACTGGTCCGACGAGCAGATGCAGCGGTTCATCGAGGAAAACGGCATCCTGGTGAACCCGCTGGTCGACGAGGGCTACCCGTCGATCGGCTGCCAGCCCTGCACCAACAAGCCCGCCCCGGGTTCCGATCCTCGAAGCGGCCGCTGGGCCGGTTCGACCAAGACAGAATGCGGACTGCACGCCTCATGACCATCACAGAGCCCACGGAGCCGATCGTGTCCACTGGCGACCCCACGGAGTTCAGCACGCTCGACGCGCTGGAGTCCGAGGCCATCCACATCTTCCGCGAGGTCGCGGGCGAGTTCGAGCGCCCCGTCATCCTGTTCTCGGGCGGCAAGGACTCGACGGTGCTGCTGCACCTCGCGGTGAAGGCCTTCTGGCCGGCGCCGCTCCCCTTCGCACTGCTGCACGTGGACACCGGCCACAACCTGCCCGAGGTGCTGGACTTCCGCGACCGGATGGTCGAGAAGTACAACCTGCGGCTGCACGTCGCGAAGGTCGAGGACTACCTCGCCGACGGCCGGCTCGAGGAGCGGGCCGACGGGATCCGCAACCCGCTGCAGACGGTGCCGCTGCTCGACGCCATCTCCGAGAACCGGTTCGACGCCGTCTTCGGCGGCGGCCGCCGCGACGAGGAGCGGGCCCGCGCCAAGGAGCGGATCTTCTCGCTGCGCAACGCCTTCGGCCAGTGGGACCCGAAGCGGCAGCGCCCCGAGCTGTGGAACCTGTACAACGGCCGGCACGCGCCGGGCGAGCACGTGCGCGTGTTCCCGATCAGCAACTTCACCGAGCTGGACATCTGGCGCTACATCGCCCGCGAGGACATCGAGCTGGCCTCGATCTACTACGCGCACGAGCGCGAGGTCTACTCGCGCGACGGGATGCTGATGACCTCCGGCGTGTGGGGCGGCCCGCGCGAGGGCGAGGAGGTGCGGACGCTGTCGGTGCGGTACCGCACGGTGGGCGACGGCTCCACCACCGGCGCGATCGAGTCCACCGCGTCGAACAACGAGCAGATCATGGCCGAGGTCGCCGCGTCGCGCCTCACCGAGCGCGGCGCCACCCGCGGCGACGACCGCGTCTCCGAGGCCGCGATGGAAGACCGCAAGAAGGAAGGCTACTTCTGATGAGCAGCGCCCCCGCCCTCCTGCGTCTCGCCACCGCGGGTTCCGTCGACGACGGCAAGTCCACCCTCGTCGGGCGCCTGCTCTACGACACGAAGTCGGTGCTCGCCGACCAGATCGACGCCGTCACCCGCGCGTCGGTCGACAAGGGCCTCGACACCCCGGACCTGTCGCTGCTGGTCGACGGCCTGCGCGCCGAGCGCGAGCAGGGCATCACCATCGACGTGGCCTACCGCTACTTCGCGACGCCCAACCGGTCCTTCATCCTCGCCGACACCCCCGGTCACGTGCAGTACACCCGCAACACGGTGTCCGGCGCCTCGACCGCGCAGGTCGTGATCCTGCTGACCGATGCGCGCAAGGGCGTCATCGAGCAGACCCGCCGGCACGCCGCGGTGCTGTCGCTGCTGGGCGTGCCGCGCCTGGTGCTCGCGGTGAACAAGATCGACCTGGTCGAGGACCCGGCGTCGGTCTTCCAGGAGATCTCCGCGGAGTTCCGCGCGCTGACGGGCTCGCTGGGCTGGGCCGACGACGCCGTCCATGCGATCCCCGTTTCGGCGCTGCACGGCGACAACGTCGCGTCGCGCTCGGACCAGACGCCGTACTACGACGGCCCGTCGCTCATCGAGCACCTGGAGTCGATCCCGACGGATCCCGACACGAAGCCGATCGGGTTCCGCTTCCCGGTGCAGTACGTGATCCGCCCCCGTACCCCCGAGTACCCCGATTACCGCGGCTACGCCGGTCAGGTGGCCGCGGGCACCGTCGACGTGGGCGACGAGGTGCTCGTGCTCCCCGCCGGCACCCGGAGCCGGGTCGAGCGCATCGACACCCCCGACGGCGCGCTCGCCTCCGCGCACACCGGGCGCTCGGTGACGGTCGTGCTCGCGGACGACGTGGACGTGAGCCGCGGCGACCTGATCGTCTCCGCCGCCGACGCCCCCGAGCCGCGCCAGCAGTTCGAGGCCACGGTGTGCTGGCTGGCCGAGAAGCCGCTGCGCATCGGCGCGCGGCTGCTGCTCAAGCACGGCACCAAGACGACGCAGGCGATCGTCGGCGGGCTGGACGCGGTGTTCGACGAGCAGAACCTCACCGTCGGCGAGGGCACCACGCTGGAGCTGAACCAGATCGGCCGGATCTCGATCCAGACCGCGGAGCCGATCGTCGCGGACGACTACGACAAGAACCGGGAGATGGGCTCGTTCCTGCTCATCGATCCCGCCGGCGGCAACACCCTCGCCGCGGGCCTGGTCGGGAACGCCCTGTCCCACCTGGTCTGACGAGGTCACGGTCCGAAAGTCGGGTTCTACGACGGTCCGCGGGAGGATTCCGCCGCGGACGGCCGTAGGGCCCGATTCTCGGTCTCCGCGTCAGAACATCTCGACGGCCCATGCCCGACGGGGGCTGAACAGCATCAGGTCGGCGCGGGCGGCGGCCCCGTGGGAGAGCTCCCGGACCGACCCGACGGCGACGCGGCGTGCGACCGGCTCGTCGGAGAGCCACAGCCGGCCGAGGTCGGTGACGTCGAGCGCGAGGTCGGCGGCTTCGTCGGTCGGCGTGCAGGTGCCCGCTCCCCCGTCGGTGGAGAGCAGGAACCGCCCGTGCGCCGGGCCGGGGCCGGCACCGTCGAACCCCGGATCGGTCACGTCGACCACGAGCCGGCCCGGCGCGGCGTAGGTGCGGGCCGCGAACAGCGCAGGCACGTCGAAGGGCCGGATCCACAGGAAGTCGGTGCGGTTCGACGGCTGCACGGTGCGCGGGTCGACGGGGACGGTCGTGGCGATGTCGTCGAGCGGCCGCTGCGAGGCCTCCACCCAGAGCACCCAGTCGATGCTCATCGCGAACGACCACAGGTCGCGCTCCGCGGCGGCGTCGACGCCCAGCAGCTCGGTGACCTTCAGCGTGGAGTCGGGGCGGCTGTCGGTCCACTTGGGCGCGACGGTGTACGCGAGCACGCCCGCGACCTCGCCGGCTCGGCGCAGCACCACGCGCAGCGTCTCGTCGGGGCCGCCGCCGGGCAGGACGCCCGCGGTGCGGCGCAGGTTGATGTCGAGCTTCGAGACCCGTCCGGGGACGTCGAGCAGCTCGCGGATCCGGATCGACGCGGCGAGGTAGTCCTCGCCGCCGACGTACCGCACCTCGTCGACGGGCGGCTCCGGCAGTCGGCCGCGGTCGACCGCGATCCGGAGGTCGGTGGACTCCGTGCTCTGCCCGAAGCCGTAGCGGCCGTAGATGGCGTGCTCGGCCGCGATGAGGGTGGCCGCCGCGGCGCCGTCGGCGAGGGCGGTCGCGAGGCACTCGCGCATGTGCGTGCCGAGGATGCCGCGGCGACGGTGCGTGGGCAGCACCGTCACGGCGGAGACCGCGCGGACCGGCACCCGCGCGCCACCGACCGCCGTCAGTTCCTGGTCGAAGGAGAGGAAGGTCCCGACGGTCCGCGCGCCGTCGACCGCGACCCGGTGGTCGAGCGAATCCAGCTGCGCGGACACCGCTTCGAGCCACTGCTCGGCATCGGGCAGCTTGCTCTGGAAGCCGATGGAGGCGCACTCCTGGAAGCCGACGAGTTGCTCGCGGGTGGTGACGCGCTGGAAGTCGATACCGCTCGAATCGGTCATACCGGCAACAGTACCGGCGCGCACAACCCTATTTCGGCGCCGCGATCTCCGGCACGTGCGTGGCGCGGACGTACACGGAATCGCCCTCCGACAGGTCCAGCGCGGTGGCGTCGCCGCGGGTGATCTGCGCCTGGAAGCGCTCCCCCGTCGCGGCGTTCTTCAGCTCGACGCGCACCTCGAAGCCGAGGTAGACCACGCGCTCGACCTCGGCGCGCAGGACGCCCGCCTCCTCGGAGGTGAGGCCGCCGGCGCGGGCCAGCTCGGGCGTGCGGCCCACGCGGATGTCGTGCGGGCGGACCAGGACGCCGTTGAGCCGCGCCACGGAGCCGAGGAACGACATGACGAACTCGGTCTCCGGGCGGTCGTAGACGTCCGCGGGCGTGCCGACCTGCTCGATCCGGCCCTTGTTGAGCACCGCGATCCGGTCGGCGATGTCGAGCGCCTCCTGCTGGTCGTGCGTCACGATCACCGTGGTCACGTGTACCTCGTCGTGCAGGCGGCGCAGCCAGGACCGCAGTTCGTCGCGGACCTTGGCGTCGAGCGCGCCGAAGGGCTCGTCGAGCAGGAGCACCTGCGGGTCGACGGCCAGCGCGCGGGCGAGCGCCATGCGCTGGCGCTGACCGCCCGACAGCTGCGCCGGGTAGCGCGACTGGAAGCCGGTGAGCCCCACGACGTCGAGCAGGTCGTCGACCTTGGCCTTCACCTTGGCCGCCGGGAGCTTGCGGATCTTGAGCCCGAAGGCGACGTTCTCGCGCACCGTCATGTGCTTGAACGCCGCGTAGTGCTGGAAGACGAAGCCGATGTCGCGCTGCTGCGGTGTCGCGTGCGTGACGTCGACACCGTTGATCTCGACGAGGCCCGAGTCGAGCCGGTCGAGGCCCGCGATCGAGCGCAGCAGCGTCGACTTGCCGGACCCGGAGGGCCCGAGCAACGCGGTCAGCGACCCGTCGGGGATCTCCAGGGAGACGTCGTCGAGGGCCGCGAAGTCGCCGTAGCGCTTGTTGGCTCCCACCACGTTAATCGTCATCGCGGTTCCTCCTGCGGGTCGCTTCGAGCAGGGACATCACCACCAGCGCGACGAGCGCCAGCAGCATGAGCAGCGTCGCGGCGGCGTACGCCCCGAAGGTGTTGTAGTCGTCGTGGTTGCGCGAGCTCACCAGCAGGGTGAGCGTCTGCGAGATGCCGGGGAAGTTGGACGAGACCATGAGCACGGCGCCGTACTCGCCGAGCGCGCGGGCGATCGTCAGCACCACGCCGTAGGTCAGGCCCCAGCGGATCGCCGGCAGCGTGATCCGCCAGAACGTCTGCCAGGCGCTGGCGCCGAGGGTCGCGGCGGCCTGCTCCTGGTCCTGCCCGATCTCGTGCAGCACCGGCTCCACCTCGCGCACCACGAAGGGCAGCGTCACGAAGGTCGTGGCCAGCACCATGCCGGGCAGCCCGAAGATGATCCGGAAGCCGAGCGATTCGATGCCGCCGAACCAGCCGCCCACGCCCCACAGCATGATGAGCGCGACACCCACGACGACCGGCGAGACGGCGAAGGGCAGGTCGACCGCGGCCTGCAGCGCGCCCTTGCCCCGGAACTTCCCGCGCGCCAGGGCCAGCGCGACGAGGACGCCGAAGATCACGTTCAGCGGCACCACGATCGCGACGATGAGCAGCGAGAGCTGCAGCGCCGAGATCGCGGCCGGGGTGGTGATCCACGCCCAGAACTCGCCGAAGCCGCGCTCGAACGAGCGGTACAGGATCACGCCGATGGGCAGGACCAGCAGCACCAGCAGGTACAGCAGCGCGACGGACCGGAGGCTCAGCACCGTCTTCCTGGAGAGATTCACTCGCTGTCCTCCTCGCTGCGCTTGCCGGGGCCACGGCGGGAGGCCGTCACGTCGCCGGTCATTCGCTGTTCTCCTCCCGCTTGGCGGTCCTACTACCGACGAACCGCATCACCGCCAGCAGTACGAAAGCGATGGCGAGCAGTGCCACGGACACCGCGGACGCGGCCACCTGGTTGTCGACCTCGAGCTGCTGCTGGATGTACTGCGAAGCGACCTGCGTCTCGCCGGGGACGTTACCGCCGACGAGGACCACGGAGCCGAACTCGCCGATCGCGCGCGTGAAGGCGAGGCCCGCACCGGAGAGGATGGCGGGCAGCAGGGTGGGGATGACGATCTTCGCGACGATGACCCGGTTGGGCGCGCCGAGGGAGGCCGCGGCCTCCTCGACCTCACGGTCGAGCTCGATGAGCACCGGCTGCACCTGCCGGACGACGAAGGGCAGCGTCACGAAGGCCAGCGCGATGACGATGGCCGGCTGGGTCGCGTTGAGCGTCAGCCCGATGGGGCTGTCGGGCCCGTACAGCGAGAGCAGCACGATCGACGCGACGATCGTCGGCAGCGCGAAGGGCAGGTCGATGAGCGCGTTGACCACGCCCTTGCCGGGGAAGTCGTCGCGCACCAGCACCCAGGCGATGACGGTGCCCATGACGACGTTGATCAGCGTCACGAGCAGCGAGACCCACACGGTGATGACCAGCGTGGAGACGGCGTTCTTCGCGGTGAGCGCCTCCCAGAAGCCCGACCAGCCGTGGTCGAAGGCCTTGGTGGTGATCGCCGCGATCGGCAGCAGCACGATCAGCGAGATCCACAGCCACGCGACGCCGATGCGCAGCGGGTTGACGAGGCGCCGCATCACTTGCCGCCGTTCTTGTACGCCGCGGCGATCGTGCCCTTGTCGCCGAACAGCGCCGCGTCGACGGCCGGCCACCCGGTGAGGTCCTTGCCGTTGTTCTTCGCGGCGGTGCCCTTGCCGAGCACGGCACCGAGCTCGTCGACGGTCCACAGCCGCTGCGGCTGCGCCGGGAACTGGTGCGCGGTCTCGGCGGCGATCGCCGGGTCGCCCGCCCGGAAGCCCGACCGCGGGATCGCGCGCTGCGCCTCGGGCGAGAACAGGAAGCCGACGAAGCGCTTCGCCGCCTCAGGGGACTGCGCGGTGTTCACGACGGCCACCGGGAGGTCGATCCGGAAGGACTGCGGCGGGATGAAGTACTCGGGCCTGGGCTTGCCCTCCTTCTCGCTCTGCCGCTGCAGGAGCACGGCCTCGCTCTCGTAGCTGAGCAGCACGTCGCCCTGCCCCGATTCGAACGCGGACGTGGCGTCGCGGCCGGAGCCGGGGCTGACCGTCGTGTGATCGCGGATGAGCTCCTTGACGAAGGCCAGCCCCTTCTCGGGTTCCTGGCCGCCGTTCGACAGCGCCGCGTACGGCGCGAGGAGATTCCACTTCGCCGAGCCGGAACTCGCCGGGTTCGGCGTGACCACCTCGACGCCGGGCTTGAGCAGGTCCGCCCAGTCGTGGATGCCCTTGGGGTTCCCGGGGCGGACGACGACGGCGACGAGGGAGGTGAAGGGCACGGACCGCCGCGGGTAGGCCTTCTCCCAGTCCTTGTCGATGAGCCCGGCCTTGACGATGCGGGTCACGTCGGGCGCGACGGACATGTTCACCACGTCGGCGGGAACGTGCCGCGCGACCTTGCGGGACTGGTCGCCGGACGCGCCGTAGGACTGCGAGAAGCCCACGTCGGGGTTGGTCTCGCGGAACAGCGGGATGGCCACGTCGAAGGCGGGCTTGGGCGCCGCGAAGGCGACCAGGTTCACCCGCTTGTCGCCGCTGGAGATGTCGACGCCGTGCGGGTCATCGGTGGAGCCGCCCCCGCACGCCGTGAGCAGCACGGTCAGGGCGACCGCGACGATGCTCACAGCACGGCCGCGGAGGCTGGGTCGGATCACGTCTCGCCGTTCTCCTCGGGACAAGGTCAGGCGAGAATCCTACGGAGCGCCGTCAGCGCAGCAGGGCCCACGCGACCACGAGGAGCACCAGCAGCGCGATCAACGCGAGCGTCACCTTCGACTTGGGCACGAGGGCCCGCCATCCGCCGCCTGTCTCAGACACTCTCGTCATTCCCTTCTCCGGCACGCTGACCTGCGACATCGGTGCGACCGGAGCGCTCGAGGCGAGCGTCCAGCGCGTCGGCGACGCGATCGATGAGAGCGCTGAGGACGCGCACCACCAGCATTGCGATCACTGCGAGTACAACCATCACGAGGCTGACCTGCAGGACGTAGGGCAGCCCGGTGAGCCACAGCTCCACCGAGTCCCACCACTGCGCGATCGCATGCACCCGACCAGCCTAGCGACCGCCGTGCGCGAACCCACCGCCGTGCCTCATCATGGTGTGCATGCCAGCGAAGAACGACGCCCCGACTCCCGCCGCGTCCGGCCCCGGCGAGCCCGCCGCGTCCGACACCGGCGCACCCGACGCATCCGGCCCGGACGTGCTCGGCCTCGACGCGCTCGTCACCGACGCACCGTCGATCGGCGACGCCGTCTTCCCGCCCATCCACGACTACGCCTTCCTCTCGGACTGCGAGAACACGTGCCTGATCGCACGCGACGGCAGCGTCGAGTGGATGTGCATCCCCCGCCCTGACTCCCCCAGCGTCTTCGGCGCGATCCTGGACCGCGGCGCCGGTTCCTTCCGTCTCGGGCCGTACGGCGTCAAGGTCCCCGTCGACCGCCGGTACCTGCCGGGCAGCCTCATGCTGGAGACCACGTGGCAGACCTCGACGGGCTGGCTCATCGTGCGCGACGCGCTCGTGATGGGCCCGTGGCACGACACGAGCACCCGGTCCCGCACGCACCGTCGGACCCCGACGGACTGGGACGCCGAGCACATCCTGCTCCGCACCGCGCGGTGCGTGTCCGGCACCGTCGAGCTGCAGCTCAACTGCGAGCCGGCCTTCGACTACCACCGGGCCGGCTGCGAGTGGACCTACTCGGCCGACGGTTACGGCGAGGCCGTCGCGCGGGCCCGCACGGACTTCGGCGCGAACCCGGAGCTCAAGCTCACCACGAACATGCGGCTGGGACTGGAGGGCCGGGAGGCCCGGGCGCACACCCGGCTCAAGGAGGGCGACGAGGTCTTCGTCGCCCTGTCCTGGAGCAAGCACCCGGTGCCCCAGACCTACCCCGAGGCGACGCAGAAGATGTGGGCGACCGCGGAGTCCTGGCGCCAGTGGATCAACCGCGGCCAGTTCCCCGATCACCCGTGGCGCACCTACCTGCAGCGGTCGGCGCTCACCCTCAAGGGCCTGACGTACTCCCCCACGGGCGCGCTGCTCGCCGCCTCCACCACCTCGCTCCCGGAGACGCCGGGCGGCGTGCGGAACTGGGACTACCGCTACGCCTGGGTGCGCGACTCCACGTTCGCGCTGTGGGGCCTGTACACGCTGGGCCTCGACCGGGAGGCCGAGGACTTCTTCTCCTTCATCGCCGACGTCTCCGGCGCCAACAACGGCGAGCGCCACCCGCTGCAGGTCATGTACGGGGTCGGCGGCGAGCGCACCCTCCTCGAGGAGGAGCTCGGTCACCTCTCCGGGTACGACGGTGCGCGGCCCGTCCGGATCGGCAACGGGGCGTTCGACCAGCGCCAGCACGACATCTGGGGCACGATGCTGGACTCGGTGTACCTGAACACCAAGTCCTCCGAGCGGATCCCGGAGACGCTGTGGCCGGTGCTCAAGGAGCAGGTCGAGGAGGCGCTCAAGCACTGGCGCGAGCCCGACCGCGGCATCTGGGAGGTACGCGGCGAGCCGCAGCACTTCACCAGCTCCAAGGTCATGTGCTGGGTCGCGCTGGACCGCGGGGCCAAGCTCGCGGCGATGCACGGGGAGGACGACTACGCCCGCGAGTGGGCGGAGAAGGCCGAGGTCATCAAGGCCGACATCCTCGAGCACGGCGTCGACGATCGCGGCGTCTTCACCCAGCGCTACGGCTCGCCCGCGCTCGACGCCTCCCTGCTGCTGGTGCCGCTGCTGCGGTTCCTGCCGTCCGACGACCCGCGGGTCCGGGCGACGGTGCTCGCCATCGCCGATGAGCTCACCGAGGACGGCCTCGTGCTGCGCTACCGCGTGGAGGAGACCGACGACGGCCTGCACGGCGAGGAGGGCACGTTCACGATCTGCTCGTTCTGGCTGGTCTCGGCGCTGGTCGAGATCGGCGAGGTCACCCGGGCGCGGGCGCTGTGCGAGCGGCTGCTGGCGTACTCGTCGCCGCTGAAGCTGTACGCGGAGGAGATCGACCCGAAGTCGGGCAAGCACCTCGGGAACTTCCCGCAGGCGTTCACCCACCTGGCGCTGATCAACGCGGTGGTGCACGTGATCCGGGCCGAGGAGTCGGGCCACGACGCGTCCGCGTTCCTTCCCGCACATCACACGCCCTGACGGCAGTAGCGTGCAGGCATGCACGACGACCGGCGGCTGACCGAAGAGCGGCTCGACAGGTTCACCCGGGAGTTCCTGAACGGGGCGGTGTACTCGCACTGCGCCCCGGTCACCGTCACCGCGTGGGCCGCCCCGGGCGAGCCGGTGCCCTTCGCCGAGGCGGTGGCGCAGGACTTCACCCCGATCGCCGCCGGCACCCCCTGGGGCGCACCGTG contains:
- the cysD gene encoding sulfate adenylyltransferase subunit CysD, whose translation is MTITEPTEPIVSTGDPTEFSTLDALESEAIHIFREVAGEFERPVILFSGGKDSTVLLHLAVKAFWPAPLPFALLHVDTGHNLPEVLDFRDRMVEKYNLRLHVAKVEDYLADGRLEERADGIRNPLQTVPLLDAISENRFDAVFGGGRRDEERARAKERIFSLRNAFGQWDPKRQRPELWNLYNGRHAPGEHVRVFPISNFTELDIWRYIAREDIELASIYYAHEREVYSRDGMLMTSGVWGGPREGEEVRTLSVRYRTVGDGSTTGAIESTASNNEQIMAEVAASRLTERGATRGDDRVSEAAMEDRKKEGYF
- a CDS encoding sulfate adenylyltransferase subunit 1, which encodes MSSAPALLRLATAGSVDDGKSTLVGRLLYDTKSVLADQIDAVTRASVDKGLDTPDLSLLVDGLRAEREQGITIDVAYRYFATPNRSFILADTPGHVQYTRNTVSGASTAQVVILLTDARKGVIEQTRRHAAVLSLLGVPRLVLAVNKIDLVEDPASVFQEISAEFRALTGSLGWADDAVHAIPVSALHGDNVASRSDQTPYYDGPSLIEHLESIPTDPDTKPIGFRFPVQYVIRPRTPEYPDYRGYAGQVAAGTVDVGDEVLVLPAGTRSRVERIDTPDGALASAHTGRSVTVVLADDVDVSRGDLIVSAADAPEPRQQFEATVCWLAEKPLRIGARLLLKHGTKTTQAIVGGLDAVFDEQNLTVGEGTTLELNQIGRISIQTAEPIVADDYDKNREMGSFLLIDPAGGNTLAAGLVGNALSHLV
- the hemW gene encoding radical SAM family heme chaperone HemW; translation: MPAPSTPELSRLDGAASPFGLYLHVPFCATRCGYCDFNTYTAGELGASTSPQAWAEAIDGELALARRALGDVPVSTVFVGGGTPSLLGGDGLAALLDTARRHFTFADDAEVTTESNPESTSPEFFARLREAGFTRISLGMQSAAAHVLRVLDRTHTPGRAVAAAKEARAAGFDHVNLDLIYGTPGESDDDLRASLDAVLDAGVDHVSAYALIVEDGTALARRIRRGELPDTDDDVLAHRYEMLDGALRDAGFDWYEVSNWARSEAGRCRHNELYWEGANWWGAGPGAHGHVAGTRVWNVKHPARYADAVAGGALPIAGHEVLTDEDRHVEDVMLRVRMRSGIPLAVLRPDEASRAEDEVAVGNLDRARDAYVLTDAGRLLADGVVRRILG
- a CDS encoding phosphoadenylyl-sulfate reductase, which produces MTAPSNPLTGRDADELRALAERASKELEGADPLTLLRWTLDTFGEDFVVASNMQDGVLVHLAKQVQERPKVLFLDTGYHFPETIGMRDAVESIYEVELLNVTPAQSVGEQDATVGKDLFATDPAQCCNLRKVVPLRETLSGYRAWVTGIRRVESPTRANAPFISFDEGFGLLKVNPIVDWSDEQMQRFIEENGILVNPLVDEGYPSIGCQPCTNKPAPGSDPRSGRWAGSTKTECGLHAS
- a CDS encoding nitrite/sulfite reductase; its protein translation is MTSIADAPVPSAADTAPTRPARTRPVKRKSEGQWKLGYRTPLNPNEQTKRDDNPLNVRARIENIYSKQGFDSIDKADLRGRMRWWGLYTQREQGYDGTFTGDENIDLLEAPYFMMRVRCDGGKLDAAQLRTLGGISEEFGRNTADISDRENVQFHWIEIENVPEIWKRIEAVGLKTTEACGDCPRVVLGSPLAGESFGEVLDPSPAIDEIVRRYIGDPKYSNLPRKFKTAISGQQDVVHEINDVAFIGVEHPEHGPGLDLWVGGGLSTNPMLAQRVGAWIPLDEVPDVWEGVVSIFRDYGYRRLRSKARLKFLVKDWGIEKFRQVLEDEYLGRKLIDGPAPAQPERPIDHIGVQKLRNGLNAVGFSPIAGRVSGTVLSKVADAMERVGSDRASFTPYQKLIVLDVPDDQVDSLIDELAPLGLQGRPSIWRRNLIACSGIEFCKLSFVETRKRSQVLVPELEQRLADINAQLDVPITVNINGCPNSCGRSQIADIGFKGQLVDDHEGNQVEGFQVHLGGSLGLDSGFGRKLRQHKVLSTELGDYIERVVRNFVAQREGDERFAQWTLRAAEEDLR